Part of the Candidatus Kapaibacterium sp. genome, GTATTCACCCTTGGCGTTGACCCAGTCCCAAGTATACGAAGGAGTGGACCTCCCAATGTCTGTCAGGGTCTTCCACGCCTGTCCGCCACGGGTGATTTCAATACGGCGGCTCTCCACAAGATTATCCGCAATGCCGTTACGCATCACGAATTCCATTGTCTCCGGCGAAGGAAGCCGCTTGGGGTCACGGCTCAAGATAGGCTTGATTACTTCCCAATCGGAGCAGATCAGCTCAACGCGGCGGTTTTCCACAATCCCCTGTGGGTCGTTGAGGTTGGAAGGGACTTGGGGTAGGTTTCGAACGGTGATCTTCATCCGCTCTGGGCTGATTCCCCAGATGTCCCTCAGGTAGTTGAAGACGGCCTGAGCTCGTTCCAGAGAGAGTCCAGGGCGCTTCTCTGCAGGCGTTTTATTGTCATTACAGCCGACGATCTCGAGCCGTGCATTGGGGTTCTTCCGGAGGCGGTAGCCGTAGATGTTGAGAATGTGGTAGTACTTTTCCAGCGTGCCTCCCGGGATGCGCTCGTCACTGAATGTGGCGGTCTCCTGCGGGCTTTGGAAGAGGACGTACCGGTCTGGGATTCGAGACGAGCCTTCGTCGAAGAAGACGTAGTGCAACAGGGGGAAGAGCTCAATAGAAGCCACTTCCTCCATAACTAAGCCTCGAAAGCTCGCAATCTTGGGATCCTCTTGAGCCCGACGTCGGACGTAGTCGGCTGGTTCGATGTTGGCTTCTAGGACTGGACGTTGTCCGAGGGTAAGCACTACTCGAATCTCGAGGCTCTTCTGGGCCTCCTCCTCTGTTCGTGCCTCTGGCGGCTTCTCTACGTGGACTTTCTGCGTGACGCTACCGTAGTTGGGATTGTAGGCGGTGATCTCTAGGTCGAATTCTTTGATGCCCAGCTTCGGGTCACCAAAGTCTGTGGCGCTGACGACGTACTGAAACTCTGTCCGGGTGGTGCCAGAACCGGAGACAGTGTCTGTTGTAATCCTCCCAGTGATGGGATTGCGGATGGTGATCTTCGCAGGGATGTCAGCACCAGTACATTCGTCGATTACCCGCCCGACGATGTTGACTGCGCGGAAGAACGTTGGGACGAACGCCATGAAGAGATCGTAGTCACCTTGGTATCCCGGCAGGTCGCGCCGCTTTGAGCCGAAGTAGAGGACATTTCCTGCCGCTGGTAGTGTTAGGAAGAGCTCGTCTTCATCAGTGTTCAGTGGACGTCCCAGGTTTTGGGGCCGCGACCAGCTCCCATCTGGTTGGCGTCGAACGATGTAGAAGTCCAAGCCGCCAAAGTTCGGTTTGTGTCCGTCGGAGGCGAAGAAGAAGGTTTGGTTGTCAGCAGCGATGAAAGGAGAGGCTTCGCGTCCTGGGGTGTTGATCTCGCTCAGGTTGACAGCAGGTTTCCACTCGCCTCGCTCGAAATCGAAGTCGCTGTACCAGATGTCCAGGTTCCCCTGGCCATGGGGTCCTGGACGGTTGGAGACGAAGTATAGGCGGCTCTTGTCGGGAGCAATCGAGGGTTGCGCTTCCCAGAAGGCAGAGTTGATGTTGGGCCCTAAGTTCCGAGGCCGAGCCCACCGATCGCCTTCAATCTCGGTGACGTAGATGTCGCAGCTTCCTAGACCATCAGGGCGATTGCAGCCGGTGAAGAACAGTGTTCGACCGTCAGCAGCAATGGTAGCAACGCCTTCGTTATAACGAGTGTTGACGCCAAGGTCGCCCAGTTCCGTCGTTGTGTCGATGTTGAAAGGCGGAAAGAAGATTGTGTCTAAGGGGTTCTCTTTCCGTGCAGCCCAGAAGTCGTGTGAGAAGTTGCCGTCAGGGAGGCGCTTGCTGCCGGGTCTATTGGACACAAAATAGAGGGTTCGGCCATCAGCAGTAACCGTAGGCGCATAGTCAGCGTACGGCGAGTTGACGACTGGGCCTAGGTTGATGATGCGGATGTAGCGACTTCCAAGGATTGTTTCCTGTTCCTGTTGAAGCGGCCGTGGCTCGATAACAGCTGCGTAGAGGTACAGAGAGCTCTCCTCAGGAATCGGAAGGCTTGTAGCCCTTAGAGAGAGGGGCTCACTCCAATGCGGCTCCTTCCCCCAAAGGATAGCAGTCAGTAGAGCGATGCCGTAGGTAGCTACTCTACGGTACATCCGTACAACCCCTTGTTACTACGACACTTTTGCCACAAATTTACACATCACAGCCTGCACCTACCACGTCTTGCCGAGCGAGACTGTGGGGCACCACTGAGAAAAGCGAAGAGTAGCTGGAGGGCCTAACACGGAGCTCCCGTAGAGCAGCGCATAGACCCCAAAGCTCAACCACCATTCTCGTCCGAGCAGGAAGTCAGCTCCGCAGTGCAGGAGCCCTCCGATTGCGGGACGAGACGTGGGACGGCCAGAGTCCACAGTGGTGTTCGTCACTGGCTGTAGCAGTAACGTTTCACCGCTCGGTAACCGTACAGCCCACTGGAGAAGCTCCTTGTCGTGCCGAAGGTGAACGGAGAGGGGGAGAAAGAAAGCTGGTCCGGCGGAGGCGACGAGCCATTGGGTGGGTCTCCACCGTAGGTAGCCCCATAGCGTTAACGTCACGAACTGGAGGATTGTCTGGTTGCGCATTTCTACAGGGAGCAACAGGGTGTCGGTAGGGTGAACGAATGGAATGGGTTCACGCTCGCGGTATGATGCTCGAAGGTTGCAGGAGTTGATGAGGACAGAGGCTCCCCAGAGCCATTCCAGAAGCAGTGGAGCGCTGTAGGCAAGACCAAACAGCCATCCGCTCCCAATCCCGTTGGAGAAATCGCGAGAGCAGCGACTGCGGAATGTACCCTGCTGAAAGCTCCAGCCGAACCCTACCGTAGCGATGATCTCCGGGGGATACTGCTTCATAGTCGGGGCCAGGGGTGAGGGCGGAGTGACAACCTGCCGCCCTTGTGCCCACAGAGGGACGGTTCCGATAACGAGGCAACAGAATCGTCGTATGAGAGAAGCTCGAGTGTGGAGCATGGCGCAGAGCAACTTAGAAAAAAACCACGATACGGAGACACAGCAGAAGCAACGGCCACTCTCTGAGGTCTCTCCAGCTCGCTGGGAAGCTTGGCAGATTCTCCAGCGCGTAGAAGGAACTGGTGCGTATCTAGACCGGCTCGTAGAGAGCATGCTGAATCGTCGGCCGTTGGGAGTAGCAGATCGGGCCCTTCTGGCAGAACTCGTCCATGGTGTCGTTCGGTGGCAGCGGTGGTTGGACTTTGTCCTCCAGCACTTTGCAGCGCATCCTCTCCATCGGTATCCGATGCCGGTGCGAGCTGCCCTTCGGTTAGGGGCTTACCAATTGCTATTCCTCTCCCGGGTTCCAGCCTACGCTGCCCTTCACCAGGCCGTAGAGCTTGTCAAGCCGTTATGCCCAAAGGCGGCAGGTTTGGTGAATGCTATACTACGTGCCCTTCTGCGTCATCGGGAGAGGCTTCCAGAGCCGGATCGAGAGGACAAGGTTCGCTACTACGCTACTGTAGCCTCGTATCCGACGTGGATCGTACGCCGTTGGCTGGAGCGTCTAGGGGAAGAGGAAGCAGTGCAGCTCCTACAGGCCCAGAACCGACGGCCGCAGGTAGCACTGCGTGTGAATCAGCAGCGAATACGGCCTGAAGAGCTTGTGGAATGGCTCCGCTGCCGTGGAGTAGAGACGTCGGTGTCGGAATACACACAACGTTGCATCCTTGCCGAGCATCTGCCCCACGAGTTGCTGCGGGAGGTGTTGCAGCATGGATGGGCCAGTGTTCAGGATGTGAGCGCGGCCCTCGTTGTGGAGTTGGCAGCAGTGCGTCCAGGAATG contains:
- the rsmB gene encoding 16S rRNA (cytosine(967)-C(5))-methyltransferase RsmB — its product is MAQSNLEKNHDTETQQKQRPLSEVSPARWEAWQILQRVEGTGAYLDRLVESMLNRRPLGVADRALLAELVHGVVRWQRWLDFVLQHFAAHPLHRYPMPVRAALRLGAYQLLFLSRVPAYAALHQAVELVKPLCPKAAGLVNAILRALLRHRERLPEPDREDKVRYYATVASYPTWIVRRWLERLGEEEAVQLLQAQNRRPQVALRVNQQRIRPEELVEWLRCRGVETSVSEYTQRCILAEHLPHELLREVLQHGWASVQDVSAALVVELAAVRPGMQIVDLCAAPGGKACAMAEQLEGRGHIAAVDVHPNRLRLVEREANRLGVASVMSFHAADARSFRWKAADLVLADVPCSGLGTIAKKPDIKWHRREADIPALVRLQRSILENAARLVRPGGVLLYSTCTTEPEENEGVVQDFLRRHPEFVLEHAEQWIPAAVCQDGFLKVLPHRHPGCDGAFAARMRRVDG
- a CDS encoding OmpA family protein; translation: MYRRVATYGIALLTAILWGKEPHWSEPLSLRATSLPIPEESSLYLYAAVIEPRPLQQEQETILGSRYIRIINLGPVVNSPYADYAPTVTADGRTLYFVSNRPGSKRLPDGNFSHDFWAARKENPLDTIFFPPFNIDTTTELGDLGVNTRYNEGVATIAADGRTLFFTGCNRPDGLGSCDIYVTEIEGDRWARPRNLGPNINSAFWEAQPSIAPDKSRLYFVSNRPGPHGQGNLDIWYSDFDFERGEWKPAVNLSEINTPGREASPFIAADNQTFFFASDGHKPNFGGLDFYIVRRQPDGSWSRPQNLGRPLNTDEDELFLTLPAAGNVLYFGSKRRDLPGYQGDYDLFMAFVPTFFRAVNIVGRVIDECTGADIPAKITIRNPITGRITTDTVSGSGTTRTEFQYVVSATDFGDPKLGIKEFDLEITAYNPNYGSVTQKVHVEKPPEARTEEEAQKSLEIRVVLTLGQRPVLEANIEPADYVRRRAQEDPKIASFRGLVMEEVASIELFPLLHYVFFDEGSSRIPDRYVLFQSPQETATFSDERIPGGTLEKYYHILNIYGYRLRKNPNARLEIVGCNDNKTPAEKRPGLSLERAQAVFNYLRDIWGISPERMKITVRNLPQVPSNLNDPQGIVENRRVELICSDWEVIKPILSRDPKRLPSPETMEFVMRNGIADNLVESRRIEITRGGQAWKTLTDIGRSTPSYTWDWVNAKGEYPDDEIPYQARLIVRSKTGQECASDPIAIPVMQVTTEQKKIERMADRTLERYNLILFPFDRYDAGPLNERILREYVFPRVFPNSTIEIIGHTDVVGLYDHNKRLSENRARTVYRAIEQYAKGRYQSLTARGVGEDDPLYTNDLPEGRFYNRTVQILISTPIEAGAVAP